The Methanomicrobia archaeon DNA segment AAAAACGTTGTATTTAAATAAGCTTCTTTTCCACTCCAGTTTTGTGGGAAAAGAGAGGGGGGGCATTTTATGGGTATCGAAAAGCTCCAGAAAGCTTATAGGAAGGGGGAACTAAACAAATACTAGAATAGTTTTCAGACAGATGTTCCTCGACCTTGGACTACCTCCAGAGCGGCTCGCGGAATTTGAATTTGAATATTCACCTACTGTGTGGTGATTTGATCGATTACCATCGCAATAAAACTGGATACGTACCTAAAATTTATCGGAGGGATCCCCTATCGGCGGGGGTAAGAATGCCGGTACGCTCCACCAGCACAGCAATACGCTGGATCTGAGTTACCTCCTTACGAGGCGGGATTATAGGCGATGGCCCAGCGAGGCGATCGGGTCTTACTGTCCAATTGTTCCTGGTAGTCCAGCCGATTGACCTTGGCCACGATGCCATCGATCTCATGTTCCAGGTCTTCCCGCTGGTCCTCCATGGTTTGGTGGTAGGTAATGACCTCCTCCACGTTCTCGCAGCGCTGAATGTGCCCATTGACCTTCAGCCCCCATGAGCGCAGTAGATTCAGGGCCTCCCAGTGCTTCTCTACGGTCAGCCCCGCCATCTCCAGGTGCATGATTTGGTAGAAAAAGATATCCAGAGGTCGCTTTGCTGTCTCCCGGTGGCCATGGGCTCCTGGCCACGCTCAGTCCGTTCCTGTCCAGTGCTCAAAGTCCTTGAGGTGCATGATGACCTCTCCCCGAACCGCCAGCACCGCAGGAATGCCCTGCTCATTCCGGCGCAATTTAAGGGGAACGGCCCGGATGGTTTTGATATTTTCGGTAACATCCTCTCCTCGCTTTCCGTCACCGCGGGTAGCGCCCCGGGTGTACGTGCCATCCTCATAGATAAGCTCCACGCTCAACCCGTCCCGTTTGGGCTCCACGATATACGATACCTCCTCCACGCCCAGTTCCTGCTTCACCCGGCGGTCAAAAGCTTTGAGTCCTTTCTTATCCGCGGTTTCCAGGCTGAGCAGGGGAGCCACGTGCTCCACCGTCTCGAACTCCTCTGCCGGCGGAGCGCCCACCCGCTGGGTAGGGGAATCAGGTGACTGGTACTGCGGAAACTGCTCCTCCAGCTCCTTCAGCTCTTCCAAAAGCTGGTCATACTCAGCATCTGAGATCTCCGGCTCGTTCTTTCTGAATGAGCGAATTACGCTCTTTGACGAATGAAAATTGCGTGCTTCCTAGCGACCATGAGCTTAGACACTAACGTATTCCCAACCGATAATCGCGCAGCCACGTAAGCATCTTCGATGCAAACTCCGGCGGTGTTAAGCTCGCATACGGGTGGTTCTCTCTTATTAATAGTTGCCTGTAGTGTTGTTGAAACTCAGATATTAGCCAATTCTTAACTAAGGAGGTATTTATACCAAACCAAAGTATCGAACCCAGTAATATCTCCACCCACTGCAGTGAAGTCGATGCTAACAACTTATGCTCAATCGGTACAGACTGGCCGCGCTGTTCATGTAAAAGACGGTCAACACGCATGAACTCATATATCCTATGTGCATACTCCGTAATTTCGCTATTCGTTGGATTGCCAAATCTAAATTCAGGGTGCGTTATATTAAATTGAACAAGCCCGTTATCTATAATTTCTTTAGTGTGTTTCTTCATAAGTCCCCATTTGCGTTCGTCCATATTCAACACATCCTACAAACATCGAAGCCATAACCACTGCAAATGCTACCCGGACTCACAACCTTATCAATCCAATAAAAACGTTGTAAATATATAAGCTTTTCGCTAGCGGCTTCAGCGGGCTCAGGTAGTACCAGCGATGAAATTGTCGCAAACGGGTTCAAAACGTATCATGAAGCCTGAAGATCAGCATTTTTACGGTTCAAGCACCGTACCTTTTTAACCACGCTCCGCAATTTGTTCCTCAATGTACCAAACGCTCGTGCAGACGGTCATCCCGGTCTTCTCGATCATCGTACTGGGGTATGTGATCGGCAGGATCCGTAAAATCGAGGTGCAGACGTTCGTTGACCTGATCGTGTACGTTGCAGCACCGTGCTTGATCTTCGCTTCGGTCTCCCGCAGTGATATCAACCTCACCGATTTCACCACCCTGGCAGGCGCGGCACTGGCGGTTATTCTCATCATGATGGCGGCCTCGTTCCTCATCCTGAGGCTGCTGGGAACCGCGAAAAAGGGTTTGTATCTGCCGCTCGTCTTCGGCAACACCAGCTATCTGGGCTATCCCGTCGCGCTCTTCGCTTTCGGCATGGACGGGCTCTCACGCGCGGTCGTCTACGACATGATGAACTCGCTCGTGATCTTCAGCCTCGGTATCTATGTGGTCAGTCACCGTAACGAGCTGCTCGAAGCCTTCAAACTCCCGCTGCTCTACGCCGTCCTCATCGGCTTAACCGTTAACCTGCTCCACCTACCCGTGCCCGACGTGCTCTTCAGGCCGGTAGAGATGATCGGCATGATCACCATTCCGCTCGCGTTGCTCGTGCTCGGCTACAAGCTCACGGAGATCAGGATCAGTGCGGCGAAGCTAGCGGTTTCAGCATCCCTGTTCAGGATCTGCGGCGGCTTCGCGGTTGCACTTGCGGTCAGTACGCTGCTGTCCCTCGAGGGCATGGTCAGGGACATACTGCTCCTTCAGGCCGCCATGCCCTCAGCCGTCATGGGAATGATCCTGGCCGCGAAATACGATCGTGACGCCGCTCTGGTTGCTTCGGTCGTACTGATCACCACGGTTATGAGCGTGGTCTCGATACCGCTCATCCTGACGTTTTTATGATCGGGTATACGCCCAGGAGTGCCCAAGTACACCTGGAGCCCACCAAACCATTCCTTACACGTTCTTTTCCTGCTCTGCTCTAATCCAGATTGCTGTTGCAACCGTGTTTATACTGCCTCATAACGCTCGTAGGCCAGGTATTTAAGTAGGGCTGGGTCATTATATCCTACGGTAGAAGCCGTGCGGGGCAGTAGGGTAGCCAGGTCTATCCTCGTGGCTTTGGGAGCCATGGACCCCAGTTCAAATCTGGGCTGCCCCATTACATTCAATCCACTCGAACGCTCGTTGCGCAAAACGGTTAGTAAAGCAAGTACAGGTGATGCGATTAACCGGCAGAAGGATGAACGCGCTCTGGCTCTATTACGCGAACGCGTGTGCAGCGGCGGTTCCCGCGGTAACGAGCGGATTAGAGGACGTTTTGGGACTGGAAGCGCACGAAATAGAGCTGTTTAACCCGGCAGAGTTCAAAAACGCGTACCATACACGACGAACCCAGTACAATGCCTCGAAGCTCCTCTCCGCGCTTATCCAGCACATGGCGCGTGTACCGTCGGCCAGGAATGCTGTCGCACTCTGGATGGTGCGTGACGATATGTACGTAACGGGCATGAATTTCGTCTTCGGGCTTGCACATACCGGCAAAGCAGCCGTGCTCTCCATTCACCGACTGTACTCTGAAGAGCTGATTGTTAAGGAGGCGATACACGAGCTGGGGCATGTCCTGGGGCTGCAGCACTGCACCAACGAGTGCGTAATGCGCTACTCGAATTCCCTGGCTGAGGCCGAGGCAAAGCCCGCGCGGCTCTGTGAGCGGTGTCGAGCCCGCATAAGCTATTTATAAGTAGGGCGTCGATCTACTCTCAGTATACCGAGCAATCCCCCCCGCACAGCAGCCATGAAGAATAAATCACTGGCGGATGTTACCGAAACCCAAACCCTGGTGAGAATCTTAGCGGTATGTGTCGTGCTGCTCGTGGTGGTCATCGCTCTCTTTGCCTACATGCTCTGGTGGAGCGGCCCTCAGAACAACGAGCACGTACAGAGAAACGGTCTCGAGATCGTTGACATCAAGATCACGGAGCCCACGCCATCACTGCTCAACGACAAATTCGCGGCCATTGATCTCGGCGAATCAGTGACCCTCACGATCACGGTTAAGAACACCGGCGAGAATATCACCTCCGGTGCGGACTATTCTGTCGGTATTGACGTGATCACCACGGATGGCGGCAAATACTGGAGCGTGCCGCCCCCGCAGTATGTCGGGATCGATCTGGGTCCCGGAGGAACCTCACGGCACACCTTCACCGCGACGAATAAACGCGAATTACCCTTCCGCGGGTCGTTCGAGCTACAGGGATGTGTACGGTTGCTCAGCACCGGCGAAGAGCTCTCACGAAGCAAGGCCGTGACCGTGGAAGTGCGGTATCCCGACTAA contains these protein-coding regions:
- a CDS encoding AEC family transporter; its protein translation is MYQTLVQTVIPVFSIIVLGYVIGRIRKIEVQTFVDLIVYVAAPCLIFASVSRSDINLTDFTTLAGAALAVILIMMAASFLILRLLGTAKKGLYLPLVFGNTSYLGYPVALFAFGMDGLSRAVVYDMMNSLVIFSLGIYVVSHRNELLEAFKLPLLYAVLIGLTVNLLHLPVPDVLFRPVEMIGMITIPLALLVLGYKLTEIRISAAKLAVSASLFRICGGFAVALAVSTLLSLEGMVRDILLLQAAMPSAVMGMILAAKYDRDAALVASVVLITTVMSVVSIPLILTFL
- a CDS encoding peptidase produces the protein MMRLTGRRMNALWLYYANACAAAVPAVTSGLEDVLGLEAHEIELFNPAEFKNAYHTRRTQYNASKLLSALIQHMARVPSARNAVALWMVRDDMYVTGMNFVFGLAHTGKAAVLSIHRLYSEELIVKEAIHELGHVLGLQHCTNECVMRYSNSLAEAEAKPARLCERCRARISYL